A stretch of the uncultured Desulfobacter sp. genome encodes the following:
- a CDS encoding TatD family hydrolase — MTGFIDVHTHLHDSRIIENALYIVRRAQDAGVETIATCATMEENFGITAQLAEEFACVVPFFGIHPWFLDTLSPDWAKNLGQWLEKIPAGVGETGLDFMGKGTDRDLQVKVFKTHLNLACDLKRPINIHVRKAWDAIVNILKYHGPLAAGGVIHSYSGSADLVPVLEKFNLHISFSGSVTRPNAKKVGLALKAVSLDRIVFETDTPDIVPQFILDAYPGETPLNEPANVPEIVRVAAERKNMDFQNLAGHGYENSLHLLDSVLGKRESAG, encoded by the coding sequence ATGACCGGATTCATTGACGTCCATACCCATCTCCATGATTCACGGATAATTGAAAATGCCCTATATATTGTTCGGCGTGCCCAAGACGCCGGGGTGGAAACAATAGCTACCTGCGCTACCATGGAAGAAAATTTTGGGATTACAGCCCAATTGGCTGAAGAATTTGCTTGTGTGGTGCCTTTCTTTGGGATCCATCCCTGGTTTCTTGATACCCTGAGCCCGGACTGGGCTAAGAATTTGGGTCAATGGCTGGAAAAAATTCCCGCTGGAGTAGGGGAGACCGGGCTTGATTTTATGGGTAAAGGCACCGATCGGGATCTACAGGTTAAGGTTTTTAAAACCCATCTAAACCTGGCCTGCGATCTCAAGCGCCCCATTAACATTCATGTTCGCAAGGCCTGGGATGCAATCGTGAATATTTTAAAATACCATGGGCCCCTGGCTGCGGGCGGGGTTATCCATTCTTACTCCGGGTCTGCCGATCTAGTTCCGGTTCTTGAGAAATTTAATCTTCATATCTCATTTTCCGGTTCCGTAACCCGGCCCAATGCCAAAAAGGTGGGCTTGGCCCTCAAGGCGGTCAGCCTTGACCGAATTGTTTTTGAAACCGATACCCCGGATATCGTGCCCCAGTTTATTCTGGATGCCTATCCAGGAGAGACACCGTTAAATGAGCCGGCCAATGTGCCTGAGATTGTCAGGGTAGCGGCAGAGCGCAAAAACATGGACTTTCAGAACCTGGCCGGACACGGATATGAGAACAGCCTGCATTTGTTAGATTCTGTTTTGGGCAAAAGGGAGAGCGCCGGATGA
- the aroQ gene encoding type II 3-dehydroquinate dehydratase: MNTQRQITPGMLHVINGPNLNMLGKREPEIYGAFTLDQINGELKKRADELGLSLDFFQSNHEGAILDYIHAAFEQGPAGVIINPGALTHTSVALRDAMSMLSCPIVEVHLSNIHKRETFRHTSMIAGIATGQLTGFGHYGYRMALDFLHSLAG; this comes from the coding sequence ATGAATACTCAAAGGCAGATAACACCCGGCATGCTTCATGTCATCAATGGTCCCAATTTAAACATGCTGGGGAAAAGGGAACCCGAGATTTACGGGGCGTTCACCCTTGATCAGATCAACGGAGAGCTCAAAAAACGTGCAGATGAATTGGGGCTTTCCCTGGATTTTTTTCAATCCAATCACGAAGGCGCGATCCTTGATTACATTCATGCCGCATTTGAACAGGGTCCTGCCGGTGTGATTATTAATCCGGGTGCCTTAACCCATACGTCTGTGGCTCTGCGCGATGCCATGTCCATGCTGTCATGCCCCATTGTAGAGGTGCATCTGTCCAACATCCATAAACGTGAAACCTTTCGTCACACTTCCATGATTGCCGGTATTGCCACCGGCCAGCTCACCGGATTCGGCCATTATGGTTACCGCATGGCCCTTGATTTTCTCCACTCTTTGGCCGGTTGA
- a CDS encoding indolepyruvate oxidoreductase subunit beta, with protein sequence MKTLRMVIVAVGGQGNLLASKVLGEAALIEGVEVRMSEIHGMAQRGGVVESSIIFGDASSSIISDGEADILLGFEPAETLRAIGRCSANTKVITNTATLPPFTVGIGKGAYPEVDEIKRVLKEKTAGLVAIDAMALAKKAGSPMSVNIVLLGALIQTGALGFSKENVKEAIKRRIKPKLVEMNLNAFDLGFEAAADSAA encoded by the coding sequence ATGAAAACATTAAGAATGGTCATTGTAGCAGTTGGCGGACAGGGCAATCTTCTGGCATCCAAGGTCTTGGGCGAAGCCGCCCTCATCGAAGGAGTGGAGGTCAGAATGAGCGAGATCCACGGCATGGCCCAGCGTGGCGGTGTGGTGGAGTCCTCCATTATTTTTGGGGATGCCTCGTCTTCAATTATTTCCGATGGGGAAGCCGACATCCTGCTGGGATTTGAACCGGCTGAAACCCTGCGCGCCATTGGCCGGTGTTCTGCCAATACCAAAGTGATTACCAATACGGCTACCCTGCCGCCCTTTACTGTGGGCATCGGCAAGGGGGCTTACCCCGAGGTGGATGAAATCAAACGGGTACTCAAAGAGAAGACCGCGGGGCTTGTGGCCATAGATGCCATGGCCTTGGCCAAGAAAGCCGGTTCCCCGATGAGTGTGAATATTGTGCTGTTGGGTGCCTTGATTCAGACCGGTGCCTTGGGCTTTTCAAAGGAAAACGTTAAAGAGGCGATCAAACGCAGGATTAAACCCAAGCTTGTTGAGATGAACCTTAATGCCTTTGATTTGGGATTTGAGGCAGCAGCCGATAGTGCCGCATAA
- the iorA gene encoding indolepyruvate ferredoxin oxidoreductase subunit alpha — protein MHKLLKDSPGEKIMLLGNEAIARGAVEAGVAFATTYPGTPSSEVSLNLFQMSQESDLYFEYSTNEKVSLEVAAAAANSGLRTFCMMKHVGLNVAADPLMTLSYIGVTAGMVILTADDPAMFSSQNEQDNRYYAKFGHLPMLEPSNVAEAKDMIKAAFELSETLKQPVILRTTTRINHSNAFVTFGEIKERETKGRFERDPMRCVTVPAVARGLHVKLLERMDKAAGMSESSGFNFTTGQGVWGIVANGVSYHYALDAVKDLGIESKVKILRPGFSNPLPKNKIKNFLSGCEKVLVIEEGEPFMEEAIKAFAQEAGLVLPVLGKTDALFTPLGEFHPAMVREKIAAYFGIEYVPAPKIDTSDVPEIANRPPNLCSGCSHRATFYAIKKAAEGMDVIHPSDIGCYTLGFMPPLSVGDFVVCMGGSVSTSCGFSKATDQKVVSVVGDSTFFHSGITGLVNAVFNRHNFTLVILENGITAMTGHQPHPGVDMELMGMPGYGRVNIENLVKALGVEHVSVIKPFKVKKSIETLKEAMAFDGVSVVISQEPCILWAKSIKLKKPRAFEVTDKCTDHKECINGIACPSFYIEEGRVKIDADTCVGCALCAQICPDNAIRPLK, from the coding sequence ATGCATAAACTGTTAAAGGACAGCCCTGGAGAAAAAATTATGCTCCTGGGCAACGAAGCCATTGCAAGGGGCGCTGTTGAAGCCGGTGTCGCCTTCGCCACCACATATCCGGGAACCCCGTCCTCGGAAGTCTCTTTGAATCTGTTTCAGATGTCCCAAGAGTCGGATCTGTATTTTGAATATTCCACTAATGAAAAGGTATCTCTGGAAGTCGCGGCTGCTGCGGCCAACTCCGGGCTTCGCACCTTTTGCATGATGAAGCATGTGGGGCTTAATGTGGCTGCCGATCCGCTGATGACCCTTTCCTATATCGGCGTAACCGCCGGCATGGTGATTTTAACGGCGGACGACCCGGCCATGTTTTCCAGCCAGAACGAACAGGATAACCGCTACTATGCCAAATTCGGCCATCTGCCCATGCTCGAACCTTCTAACGTGGCAGAGGCCAAGGATATGATCAAAGCGGCGTTTGAACTGTCCGAAACCTTAAAACAGCCGGTGATCCTGCGCACCACCACCCGGATCAATCACTCTAATGCGTTTGTCACTTTTGGGGAGATCAAAGAAAGAGAGACAAAGGGACGCTTTGAAAGGGATCCCATGCGATGCGTCACCGTGCCCGCTGTGGCCCGGGGCCTGCATGTCAAGCTTCTTGAGCGTATGGACAAGGCCGCCGGCATGTCTGAATCTTCAGGCTTTAACTTTACCACAGGCCAGGGTGTCTGGGGGATTGTGGCCAACGGGGTGAGCTACCATTATGCCCTGGATGCCGTAAAAGACCTTGGCATTGAATCAAAGGTCAAGATTCTTCGTCCCGGATTTTCCAATCCCCTGCCCAAAAATAAGATTAAAAATTTTCTGTCCGGCTGTGAAAAGGTGCTTGTCATCGAAGAGGGCGAACCGTTCATGGAAGAGGCGATTAAAGCATTTGCCCAGGAAGCCGGACTTGTTCTCCCTGTACTGGGGAAAACGGATGCGCTGTTTACCCCATTAGGGGAATTTCATCCTGCCATGGTCCGGGAGAAGATTGCGGCCTATTTCGGCATAGAGTATGTCCCGGCCCCGAAGATTGATACCTCCGATGTGCCTGAAATTGCCAACCGTCCGCCCAATCTTTGCTCCGGCTGCTCCCACAGGGCTACCTTTTATGCCATTAAAAAGGCGGCTGAAGGAATGGATGTCATTCATCCCAGTGATATCGGCTGTTATACATTAGGGTTTATGCCGCCCTTGTCCGTTGGTGATTTTGTGGTCTGCATGGGCGGGTCCGTGAGTACCTCCTGCGGTTTCAGCAAAGCCACGGACCAGAAGGTGGTCAGTGTGGTCGGCGACTCCACTTTTTTCCATTCAGGCATCACAGGTCTTGTTAATGCCGTGTTCAACCGCCACAACTTCACGTTGGTGATCCTTGAAAACGGCATAACCGCCATGACTGGCCATCAGCCCCATCCGGGTGTGGATATGGAATTAATGGGCATGCCCGGGTATGGCCGGGTGAATATTGAAAATTTGGTCAAAGCCCTGGGTGTCGAGCATGTCTCCGTGATCAAGCCTTTTAAGGTAAAAAAGAGCATCGAAACCCTGAAAGAGGCCATGGCCTTTGACGGTGTCTCCGTTGTCATTTCCCAAGAGCCCTGTATCCTCTGGGCAAAGAGTATTAAACTCAAAAAGCCCCGAGCCTTTGAAGTGACTGATAAATGTACAGACCATAAGGAGTGCATCAACGGGATCGCCTGTCCATCCTTTTACATTGAAGAGGGTCGGGTGAAAATTGATGCGGATACCTGTGTTGGGTGTGCCCTGTGCGCCCAGATCTGTCCTGACAACGCCATCCGCCCATTGAAATAG
- a CDS encoding universal stress protein, which translates to MKQSILIAVNDSFSSKATLEYFSTLKFCPDSIDVTLIHVFRKPAAGDELMGKSFMEAQPERYLSILEKAKLGLVERTGIPKENIQVKIVNEPCDTVADGIIEEFKKGGHSMIVIGRRKKSKAEEFVKGDLCIKLVRELEGAAILAVKTN; encoded by the coding sequence ATGAAGCAATCCATACTCATAGCCGTAAACGATTCATTCAGCTCAAAAGCTACATTGGAATATTTTTCAACCCTTAAATTTTGCCCTGACAGCATTGATGTGACATTGATTCATGTGTTCAGAAAACCCGCTGCCGGTGATGAACTCATGGGTAAAAGCTTTATGGAAGCCCAGCCGGAACGATACCTGTCTATTCTTGAAAAGGCAAAGCTGGGCCTGGTGGAAAGAACAGGAATTCCCAAAGAAAATATTCAGGTTAAAATCGTAAATGAACCCTGCGATACGGTTGCGGACGGGATCATTGAGGAGTTTAAAAAGGGGGGCCACTCTATGATTGTCATCGGCCGGAGGAAAAAGTCCAAGGCTGAAGAATTTGTCAAAGGCGATCTTTGCATTAAGCTGGTCCGTGAGCTGGAGGGTGCCGCCATTCTGGCCGTAAAAACCAATTAA
- a CDS encoding protein kinase, which translates to MGKSSIQDISNFYAIDSGDILHLNDQIYKVIGHAKEQRFGIEDPKFWVKKVINQKTKDIQYLKFAFFESFQITIGEVKIDCFRSPEKEGKILDLVAGHSLFMQGKAFIDEKGNNIRVLEVVRGTNFLQYLGKFSDMPYETYFKTILPGILRNLSMAFGAISFLHRNGFKHGDIRNDHLFVERTTGNYVWIDFDYDYETTENPFSLDIFGLGNILTYTIGKGFHTVYMIKNNPKTYGNLIERLTDADFSILDQRRLVNLKKLYPVIPSTMNNILMHFSKQTEIFYEMVDEIIEDIDRCIQAFDEI; encoded by the coding sequence ATGGGAAAATCATCCATCCAGGATATCAGTAATTTTTATGCCATAGACAGCGGGGATATTCTCCATCTTAATGACCAGATCTATAAAGTAATCGGTCACGCCAAGGAGCAGCGCTTCGGCATTGAAGATCCAAAGTTTTGGGTAAAGAAGGTAATTAACCAGAAAACAAAGGATATTCAATATCTTAAATTTGCCTTTTTCGAATCCTTTCAAATAACTATTGGCGAGGTAAAAATAGATTGTTTTCGAAGTCCTGAAAAAGAAGGTAAGATCCTTGATCTGGTGGCTGGACACTCTCTTTTTATGCAGGGCAAAGCCTTTATTGATGAAAAGGGCAATAACATTCGGGTTCTTGAGGTGGTCCGGGGGACAAATTTTTTGCAATATCTGGGCAAGTTCAGTGATATGCCTTACGAGACTTATTTTAAAACCATACTTCCGGGGATACTTCGAAATCTGTCAATGGCCTTTGGGGCAATTAGTTTCTTGCATAGGAACGGATTCAAGCACGGGGACATCAGAAACGATCATCTCTTTGTGGAAAGGACGACGGGTAACTATGTCTGGATCGATTTTGACTACGATTACGAGACAACCGAAAATCCTTTCAGTCTGGATATATTCGGCCTCGGCAATATCTTAACTTATACCATTGGTAAGGGGTTTCATACGGTTTACATGATTAAAAACAACCCGAAAACCTATGGCAATCTGATTGAGCGGTTAACCGACGCTGATTTTTCCATACTGGATCAAAGGCGGCTGGTAAATCTCAAAAAATTGTATCCGGTTATTCCAAGCACGATGAATAATATTTTAATGCATTTTTCAAAACAAACTGAAATTTTCTACGAGATGGTGGACGAAATCATCGAGGATATTGACAGATGTATTCAAGCCTTTGATGAAATATAG
- a CDS encoding GAF domain-containing protein codes for MTNALERKFNLEQFRSISHAISTYDDPKLLLAHITEGIALTFKIKGCCTLVLDEKENQLFMVSSYGISQEYLEKGPIFIDEKDSALVKGEPVFIQDMQDDPRVQYPKQAADENIASMLSIPIKFRHTVTGVVRMYHNKVIAISEEDMESLSVLFEHLGVVIENNGLKNVIDQFKVAMSNLPHRLLD; via the coding sequence ATGACCAACGCATTGGAACGCAAGTTCAATCTGGAGCAATTCAGGTCCATAAGCCATGCAATTTCAACCTATGACGATCCGAAGCTTTTGTTGGCACATATCACAGAAGGGATCGCTTTAACATTTAAAATCAAAGGCTGTTGTACCCTTGTTTTGGATGAAAAGGAAAATCAGCTTTTTATGGTGAGCAGTTACGGTATTAGCCAGGAATATTTGGAAAAAGGCCCTATCTTTATTGATGAAAAAGACTCTGCCCTTGTGAAGGGGGAGCCTGTTTTTATTCAAGACATGCAGGACGATCCCAGGGTTCAGTACCCAAAGCAGGCGGCAGATGAAAATATCGCGTCCATGCTCTCCATACCGATTAAATTCAGGCATACGGTGACAGGGGTTGTGCGCATGTATCATAATAAAGTCATTGCTATCAGTGAAGAGGATATGGAATCTTTGTCCGTATTATTTGAGCATCTTGGGGTCGTGATAGAAAACAACGGCCTTAAAAATGTGATTGATCAGTTTAAGGTGGCTATGAGCAATTTGCCCCATAGACTCCTTGATTAA
- a CDS encoding AMP-binding protein, which yields MNIFPQTLSINGAVHQVATLVRSERQVFPRGIESDVIDFLAQWYGPQTFITVHTSGSTGPPKPILLEKKFVAQSAMRTLDFFGLQPGHRILLCLPLRYIAGKLMVIRALVGGLDLCTAEPTDDFGFLARCQSDPFRFAAMVPNQVIKLMNDSKRFDGLNSLLIGGSALPSRLEAELGNVSTACFASYGMTETATHIALRRINGQNASAGFHCLKGIRVELSERGCLTIDMPGLDAPSLVTNDLAELDGNKTFKILGRADNVIISGGIKYFPEIIEKKLEDLITYPFFIGALPDKILGHRLVLVIEARPNEYIEKTLRAFFTQRLDRYERPKDIVFKDTFKRTESGKIIRQF from the coding sequence GTGAATATTTTTCCGCAGACTTTAAGTATCAACGGTGCCGTGCACCAGGTGGCAACGCTTGTGCGATCAGAGCGTCAAGTCTTCCCCCGGGGCATTGAATCCGATGTCATTGATTTTCTGGCCCAATGGTATGGGCCGCAAACCTTCATCACCGTGCACACATCGGGCAGCACAGGACCGCCCAAACCCATTCTTCTGGAGAAAAAGTTTGTGGCCCAAAGCGCCATGCGTACCCTTGACTTTTTTGGTCTGCAACCTGGGCATCGTATTCTTTTATGCCTACCCCTAAGGTATATTGCAGGGAAACTTATGGTGATCAGAGCGCTTGTGGGCGGACTGGATCTATGTACCGCAGAACCAACCGATGATTTCGGCTTCCTGGCCCGGTGTCAATCCGATCCCTTCCGTTTTGCCGCCATGGTGCCCAATCAGGTGATAAAATTGATGAATGATTCAAAACGGTTTGACGGTTTGAATAGTTTACTGATCGGTGGTTCTGCGTTGCCGTCACGGCTTGAAGCCGAACTTGGGAATGTGTCTACTGCCTGTTTTGCAAGTTACGGTATGACGGAAACCGCCACACATATTGCCCTTCGCCGGATAAACGGTCAAAACGCGTCCGCCGGCTTTCATTGTCTTAAAGGGATCCGGGTGGAACTGTCTGAAAGGGGATGTCTGACCATTGACATGCCGGGCCTGGATGCACCAAGTCTTGTGACCAACGACCTGGCTGAGCTTGATGGCAATAAAACATTCAAAATACTGGGGCGGGCCGATAATGTGATCATCTCCGGCGGTATAAAGTATTTTCCCGAAATTATAGAAAAAAAATTGGAAGATTTGATTACATATCCCTTTTTCATCGGGGCTTTGCCTGATAAAATTCTTGGCCACAGACTTGTCCTGGTAATTGAGGCCAGGCCGAATGAATACATTGAGAAAACGTTGAGAGCTTTTTTTACTCAAAGATTGGACCGCTACGAGAGGCCCAAGGATATAGTGTTTAAAGATACGTTTAAGCGCACTGAATCAGGAAAAATCATACGACAGTTTTGA
- a CDS encoding o-succinylbenzoate synthase has protein sequence MKSRVIEHKLQFKRPAGTSRGVLNHRRVWYLVLEKEGRVGVGECAPLPGLSAESIPEVEQALAGLAADPDSFCSRAVHQNIPSSVQFAMETAQKDLEQAGTQILFPSRFTRGDKGIPINGLIWMGELSFMKEQVRQKLDLGWRCIKLKIGALQFDDELAILKGIRSEYSADDVILRVDANGGFSPDEVLDRLGQLAELDIHSIEQPIAKGQWSQMAELCRQSPLDIAFDEELIGITAREDKIRLLDALTPHYLVLKPSLHGGMNGCDEWIELADARGIDWWITSYLESNLGLNAIAQWAFLKQPLLHQGLGTGQLFTNNMDSPLEIRGEELFFDPDKRFVFPGIF, from the coding sequence ATGAAATCACGTGTCATTGAGCATAAATTACAATTTAAGCGGCCGGCAGGGACATCCCGTGGGGTGCTGAACCACCGCCGGGTCTGGTATCTTGTTCTGGAAAAAGAGGGCCGGGTCGGGGTGGGAGAGTGTGCACCATTACCGGGGTTGAGTGCTGAGAGCATCCCTGAGGTGGAACAGGCACTTGCAGGCCTTGCCGCAGATCCGGATAGTTTTTGTTCCCGGGCGGTTCATCAGAACATACCCTCTTCGGTACAGTTTGCCATGGAAACCGCACAGAAGGATTTGGAACAGGCTGGTACGCAGATCCTGTTTCCGTCCAGGTTCACCCGTGGGGATAAAGGCATCCCCATCAACGGACTGATCTGGATGGGGGAGCTGTCGTTCATGAAAGAACAGGTGCGGCAGAAACTGGATCTGGGGTGGCGGTGCATTAAGCTTAAAATCGGGGCGCTTCAGTTTGATGATGAGCTGGCCATCCTCAAAGGCATTCGGTCGGAATACAGTGCCGACGACGTCATTTTACGGGTGGATGCCAATGGCGGATTCTCTCCGGACGAGGTTTTGGACCGGCTTGGACAACTGGCAGAGCTTGACATTCACTCTATTGAGCAGCCCATCGCCAAAGGACAGTGGTCTCAAATGGCCGAATTGTGCAGGCAGTCCCCCTTGGACATTGCCTTTGATGAGGAACTTATAGGTATCACGGCGCGTGAAGACAAGATTCGCCTGCTGGACGCCCTTACCCCCCATTACCTGGTATTGAAACCAAGTCTGCACGGTGGGATGAACGGGTGTGACGAATGGATTGAACTGGCTGATGCCAGAGGGATCGATTGGTGGATCACCTCTTATCTTGAGTCCAACCTGGGGTTGAATGCCATTGCCCAATGGGCGTTTTTGAAACAACCTCTTCTGCACCAGGGGCTTGGGACGGGGCAGTTATTTACCAATAATATGGATTCCCCCTTAGAAATTCGTGGGGAAGAGCTGTTTTTTGATCCGGATAAGCGGTTTGTTTTTCCGGGGATTTTTTAA
- the menB gene encoding 1,4-dihydroxy-2-naphthoyl-CoA synthase, translated as MTTKRQWEPIKEFEDIFFEYYEGIGKITINRERYRNAFRPTTVHEISESLRICREDKRINVIVLTGAGDTAFCAGGDQNVKGEGGYIDKDGTPRLNILEVQKQIRSMPKPVIAMVNGFAIGGGHVLHVVCDITIASENAIFGQTGPKVGSFDAGLGSSYLASTIGQKKAREIWFMCRQYSAAEALEMGLVNQVVPLEQLEDETVAWAMKMQEHSPLALRMIKLGLNAELDGQLGLQEFAGNATLLYYLTQEAQEGKNAFLEKRKPDFNKFPKFP; from the coding sequence ATGACAACAAAACGCCAGTGGGAACCCATCAAAGAGTTTGAAGATATCTTTTTTGAATATTATGAGGGAATCGGCAAGATTACCATTAACCGTGAACGCTACCGCAACGCCTTTCGGCCTACCACCGTCCATGAGATCAGCGAATCTTTGCGCATCTGCCGGGAGGATAAGCGTATCAATGTGATTGTTTTGACCGGGGCCGGGGACACAGCTTTTTGTGCCGGCGGAGATCAGAATGTGAAAGGGGAGGGCGGTTACATCGACAAAGACGGTACACCACGGCTGAATATCCTGGAAGTTCAGAAACAGATTCGGTCTATGCCCAAGCCCGTGATTGCCATGGTCAACGGGTTTGCCATCGGCGGTGGTCATGTGCTGCATGTGGTGTGCGATATCACCATCGCCAGTGAAAATGCCATCTTTGGTCAGACCGGTCCCAAGGTGGGCAGTTTTGATGCCGGATTGGGCTCATCCTATCTGGCCAGCACCATCGGCCAGAAAAAGGCCCGTGAGATCTGGTTTATGTGTCGTCAATATTCGGCTGCCGAGGCCTTGGAGATGGGGCTGGTTAATCAGGTGGTGCCCCTGGAGCAGCTTGAGGATGAGACCGTGGCCTGGGCCATGAAAATGCAGGAACACAGTCCTTTGGCCCTGCGCATGATCAAGCTGGGGCTCAATGCTGAGCTTGACGGGCAGTTGGGGCTTCAGGAGTTTGCCGGTAACGCCACGCTGTTGTATTACCTTACCCAGGAGGCCCAGGAAGGTAAAAACGCATTTTTGGAAAAACGCAAACCGGATTTTAATAAATTTCCGAAATTCCCATGA
- the menD gene encoding 2-succinyl-5-enolpyruvyl-6-hydroxy-3-cyclohexene-1-carboxylic-acid synthase → MMISTKRHVQQLASLFLSRNITDILLCPGSRNGPLIHTLAGSGQFDCRVIVDERSAGYFALGVAQAKEKPVVIVCSSGTSAVNFAPAVAEAYYQKIPLIVVTADRPAYWIDQLENQCIQQTDLYRNFIRQSCSLPLEESDCQLWSGAYLINDILNTAVSHRPGPVHINIPLEEPLHRTVDVPLPDVKLIEALDRRINFDEQALAGVVEDIDRADKVLVLAGQSFASAALNSALALFAAKTGALVAAEHLANLQIPSDCFCARPELILGSISQADAAMFQPDLLITFGRHFVSKRIRQYLRAYKPGKHIHVDADGRHMDTYQALTRVCAMTPEQFFEQTAGMQIHKKSADYAGVWKDREKTVFQVYERYLDQAPFSDFTACADVLRAVPEDSVIHLGNSSTVRYAVLNSGIKGAAWLGNRGTSGIDGSVSTAVGYASCTSKINTLILGDLSFFYDSNGLWNKYLGGNLRIILLNNGGGNIFSFVEDLAGRTGEDNQRVFQNCFFAGHSTKAKGLASTFGLDYLQADSGAQLDKALEKLYNPDRTVPTLLEVFTDAQINTNVFKGLFREIKKVLTINVE, encoded by the coding sequence ATGATGATTTCAACAAAGCGGCACGTCCAGCAGTTGGCCTCTCTGTTTTTGAGCAGAAATATTACCGACATATTGCTGTGCCCCGGCTCCAGGAACGGCCCTTTAATCCACACCCTGGCTGGGAGCGGACAATTTGACTGCAGGGTGATTGTGGATGAGCGCAGTGCCGGTTATTTTGCCTTGGGGGTTGCCCAGGCAAAAGAAAAACCGGTTGTGATTGTATGCAGTTCCGGTACGTCTGCTGTTAATTTTGCCCCGGCTGTGGCCGAAGCCTATTACCAGAAAATTCCTTTGATTGTTGTGACTGCTGACCGGCCCGCCTATTGGATCGATCAGCTGGAAAACCAATGCATCCAGCAAACGGATCTATACCGCAATTTTATCAGGCAGTCGTGTTCACTGCCCCTGGAGGAATCGGACTGTCAGCTGTGGTCCGGGGCGTATTTGATAAACGATATACTGAATACGGCTGTGTCTCATAGGCCGGGACCTGTGCATATTAATATCCCGTTAGAAGAACCTTTGCACCGGACCGTAGATGTACCCTTGCCTGATGTTAAATTGATTGAGGCGTTGGATAGACGAATCAATTTTGATGAACAGGCGTTGGCTGGCGTAGTCGAGGATATTGACCGGGCAGATAAAGTATTAGTACTGGCAGGCCAATCCTTTGCCAGTGCAGCGCTTAATAGCGCATTGGCCCTGTTTGCGGCAAAAACCGGAGCCCTGGTTGCTGCGGAACACCTGGCCAATCTGCAGATCCCTTCTGATTGCTTTTGTGCTCGTCCGGAATTAATCCTTGGGTCCATATCCCAAGCAGACGCAGCTATGTTTCAGCCTGATTTACTGATTACTTTTGGCAGGCATTTTGTATCCAAGCGTATTCGGCAATATTTAAGAGCTTACAAACCGGGCAAACACATTCATGTAGATGCCGACGGCCGGCATATGGACACCTACCAGGCATTAACCCGAGTTTGTGCAATGACTCCGGAACAGTTTTTTGAACAAACGGCCGGAATGCAGATCCACAAAAAATCCGCCGATTATGCCGGGGTCTGGAAAGATCGGGAGAAGACGGTTTTTCAGGTTTACGAACGGTATTTGGACCAGGCTCCTTTCAGCGATTTTACAGCATGTGCCGATGTGTTGAGGGCTGTGCCGGAGGATTCAGTCATACATCTGGGCAACAGCTCCACAGTAAGATATGCTGTGTTAAATTCCGGAATTAAAGGCGCAGCCTGGCTTGGTAACCGGGGAACCAGCGGCATTGATGGTTCTGTTTCAACGGCGGTGGGGTATGCATCATGCACGTCTAAAATAAATACCCTTATTCTGGGAGATCTCTCGTTTTTTTACGATTCCAATGGATTGTGGAATAAATATCTGGGGGGCAACTTAAGGATTATTCTGCTCAATAACGGTGGTGGAAATATTTTCAGTTTTGTGGAAGACCTTGCAGGGCGCACCGGAGAAGATAATCAACGGGTGTTTCAAAATTGTTTTTTTGCAGGCCACAGTACAAAAGCCAAAGGCCTTGCATCAACATTCGGCCTTGACTATCTGCAAGCAGATTCAGGTGCTCAGTTGGACAAGGCACTTGAAAAACTTTATAATCCTGACCGGACTGTCCCCACCCTTTTAGAGGTGTTTACGGATGCCCAAATCAACACAAACGTTTTTAAGGGCCTGTTTAGAGAAATTAAAAAAGTACTAACCATAAACGTGGAGTGA